TCACGCAGATCCACCGCGACGGTGATCCGCTCGCAGCGTGCGACGGCCCGCTCCTGGCGCAGCACCGAAGCCTTGAAGTCCAGTGGAGCGGCGGTGTCGACCTCGAACAGCCGGGTGCCCTCGGGCCAGTCCATCCGGAAGGCCCGGCTGTCCATGCCGGCGCCGAGCAGCACGACCTGCCGGACCCCGGACGCGGAGGCCTGCTGCAACAGGTCGTCGAGGAACTTCGTCCTGATGACGATGGAGAACGACACGGCCAGCCGGCGGCGTTGCGCGGCCTCGTCATCGGGCAGCGGCGGCGAGGAGGGCCACAGGCCGCCGGCGGTGGCGAAGGCCTGTGCCAGTGGATCGCGGAACAGCGCGTTCTCCCGCTCGGTCTCCAGCGCCCGCACCCTGGCCACCCCCACCGCCGTGGCCCACACTCCGGACGGCTGCACCCGCTCCTGCTCACCAGTCACCGCGCCAGCCTAGAAGATCACTGAAAATGTTGCGGGTTCTGGCCCCGGCCCGGTAGGGCCGGGGTCAGTCTTGTAGGCATGCAGGGGGAATGGGCCGGGGAGATGGTCGGGCCGGATGTGTGGGAGACCTGCCGGGAGTTGATCCCGGCCGGGAGCGTATTTGCGTTTCTGGCCGAGCACCGGGAGGCACTGTTCCCGCCGTCGATGTTCGCGGACATGTACCCGTCGTCCAACGGCCGTCCGAGTCTGCCGCCGCAGGTCCTGGCCGCCACCGTGGTGCTGCAGAGCCTGCAGGGGCTGTCGGACTTCGAGACGGTCCAGGAACTGCGGTGTGATCTGCGGTGGAAAGCGGCCTGTGGGCTGGGCTTGTACGACATGGCGTTCGATCCGTCGCTGCTGACGTACTTCAGGCGCCGGCTGCGCCACTCGGCCGAGCCGATGCGGATTTTCACCAAGGTCAAGGAGGTCGTGGCCGCGACCGGGGTGCTCAAGGGCAAGCAGCGGCGTGCTGTGGACTCCACCGTCCTCGATGACGCGGTGGCCACCCAGGACACCGTCACCCAGATCGTCTCCGCGATCCGCCGGGTGATCCGTGATGTCCCTGGAGCCCAGGAGGCCGCCGCGGAGCACTGCCGCGCGCACGACTACACCGACCCGGGCAAACCGAAGATCGCCTGGAACGACGAGCAGGCGCGCGCTGCGCTGGTGGATGCGCTGGTCACCGACGCCCTCAACCTGCTCGGGCGCCTGCCCGATCGTGAGCTGGGCGAGAAGGCCGCGAACGCGATGGGCCTGCTGGCCCTGGTCGCCGGGCAGGATGTGGAACCGGCCGAGGACTCCGACGGACGCGATGGCCGCTGGCGCATCGCCCGGCGCACCGCGCCCGACCGGACGGTGTCCACCGTCGATCCCGACGCCCGGCACATCCACAAAAACCGCACCCGCCACCAGG
The nucleotide sequence above comes from Streptomyces sp. NL15-2K. Encoded proteins:
- a CDS encoding class I SAM-dependent methyltransferase, coding for MTGEQERVQPSGVWATAVGVARVRALETERENALFRDPLAQAFATAGGLWPSSPPLPDDEAAQRRRLAVSFSIVIRTKFLDDLLQQASASGVRQVVLLGAGMDSRAFRMDWPEGTRLFEVDTAAPLDFKASVLRQERAVARCERITVAVDLREDWPGALAAAGHDPAVPTAWIAEGLLIYLPEDAVELLLARISAQSAAGSRMGLTLGSRGVIERFGADAAPGSAASMWVSEMPDDPVGWLAGHGWQADSHTLRERAAAYGRPISTPPQREEWPGGLISCWNSSACAPRSSAERGRL
- a CDS encoding IS1182 family transposase; the encoded protein is MQGEWAGEMVGPDVWETCRELIPAGSVFAFLAEHREALFPPSMFADMYPSSNGRPSLPPQVLAATVVLQSLQGLSDFETVQELRCDLRWKAACGLGLYDMAFDPSLLTYFRRRLRHSAEPMRIFTKVKEVVAATGVLKGKQRRAVDSTVLDDAVATQDTVTQIVSAIRRVIRDVPGAQEAAAEHCRAHDYTDPGKPKIAWNDEQARAALVDALVTDALNLLGRLPDRELGEKAANAMGLLALVAGQDVEPAEDSDGRDGRWRIARRTAPDRTVSTVDPDARHIHKNRTRHQDGFKGHVSFEPESGLFTAVAVTGGYGPGNHEAAVARDLLDGEDGELTVLGDSAYGTGELREQLQAAGHTLVIKPPPLRQVIPGGFTIDDFRIDPAAGTATCPAGRTANFGQIKADGARTAQFKRLCVGCPLRERCTTSKTGRTLNIHPQHELLTAARRDAADPAWQAEYRRWRPPVERAIAWLVAKGNRRVPHRGVIANNLWLHHRAAALNLRRLINLGLTRTGTTWHLTPATT